Proteins from one Oncorhynchus gorbuscha isolate QuinsamMale2020 ecotype Even-year linkage group LG18, OgorEven_v1.0, whole genome shotgun sequence genomic window:
- the sirt4 gene encoding NAD-dependent protein lipoamidase sirtuin-4, mitochondrial produces MRFPWRPLALCCAAPGRRASSSVPEGIQSFVPASSTIDAHTLEQLQAFLSRATRLFVITGAGLSTESGIPDYRSEGVGLYARTDRRPMQYAEYIRSAKSRQRYWARNYMGWPQFSSHQPNSAHLALQQWEEQGKVHWLVTQNVDALHSKAGHQGLTELHGCAHRVLCLGCGAVSPREDLQKRFKALNPSWGAQAGGVAPDGDVFIEDEQVLHFRVPSCKDCGGILKPEVTFFGDTVNRRTVQFVHERLAESDAVLVAGSSLQVYSGYRFLLAAADQKIPVAILNIGSTRADHLAEFRVSARCGEVLSVIQPH; encoded by the exons ATGCGGTTCCCATGGAGACCCTTGGCACTGTGTTGCGCAGCCCCTGGGAGACGGGCATCATCATCAGTTCCCGAGGGCATCCAGAGCTTTGTGCCTGCCAGCAGCACCATCGATGCCCACACCCTGGAGCAGCTACAGGCCTTCTTGTCCCGTGCCACGCGCCTCTTCGTCATCACTGGGGCGGGTCTGTCCACAGAGTCTGGCATTCCAGACTACCGCTCAGAGGGGGTGGGTCTCTACGCCCGCACAGACAGGCGACCTATGCAGTATGCAGAGTATATACGCAGCGCCAAGTCTCGTCAGCGCTATTGGGCTAGGAACTATATGGGCTGGCCACAGTTCTCCTCTCATCAGCCGAACTCTGCCCACCTGGCTCTGCAGCAGTGGGAGGAGCAGGGAAAGGTACACTGGCTGGTAACTCAGAATGTGGACGCGCTTCATTCCAAGGCAGGCCATCAAGGACTGACTGAACTGCACGGCTGCGCACACAG GGTGTTGTGTCTGGGCTGTGGTGCCGTGTCTCCAAGGGAGGACCTCCAGAAGCGGTTCAAAGCACTGAACCCTAGCTGGGGTGCACAGGCAGGAGGTGTGGCTCCCGATGGTGATGTCTTCATTGAGGACGAGCAGGTCCTCCACTTCAGAGTGCCTTCATGTAAGGATTGTGGGGGCATATTGAAGCCAGAGGTGACATTCTTTGGGGACACAGTGAACCGAAGGACAGTGCAGTTTGTACATGAGAGACTAGCTGAGTCCGATGCGGTTCTTGTCGCTGGATCTTCTTTGCAG GTGTATTCTGGATACAGATTCCTACTGGCAGCAGCTGACCAGAAGATCCCAGTAGCCATCTTGAACATTGGGTCTACCAGGGCCGACCACCTGGCAGAGTTCAGAGTCAGTGCTCGTTGTGGGGAGGTATTGTCTGTCATTCAGCCTCACTGA
- the tomm6 gene encoding mitochondrial import receptor subunit TOM6 homolog, protein MSGAAKKAVGAPSGGVGEWISTACRFATDRNDFRRNLLVNLGLFAAGVWVARNLSDFDLMSPQPIT, encoded by the exons ATGAGTGGAGCTGCAAAAAAGGCTGTCGGGGCACCGTCTGGTGGTGTCGGGGAATGGATCAGTACCGCATGTCGGTTCGCTACAGATAGGAATGATTTTCGAAG GAACCTACTGGTCAACCTGGGCCTTTTTGCAGCTGGAGTTTGGGTTGCCAGGAATCTCTCAGATTTTGACCTGATGTCTCCTCAACCAATCACGTAG
- the LOC124002883 gene encoding ubiquinol-cytochrome-c reductase complex assembly factor 2, whose product MSATRYRRFLKLCEEWPRDESKKGRDLGTFLRQRVALAFREGENTQLSDPEKCDQMYESLARINTNIYRERFPRTRDTSFTGVTVEECRMLLATGSMQQMDEEKKGLWKTLTERFSTKPEDVTPEKVPENK is encoded by the exons ATGTCTGCAACACGGTACCGTCGGTTTTTGAAACTCTGCGAAGAATGGCCACGGGACGAATCAAAGAAAGGCCGTGATTTAGGAACGTTTCTAAGACAGAGAGTAGCCCTTGCCTTTCGTGAAGGTGAAAACACACAG CTCTCGGATCCAGAGAAGTGTGATCAAATGTATGAAAGCTTGGCCCGGATTAACACTAACATATACAGAGAACGA TTCCCCCGCACAAGAGACACCAGTTTTACAGGTGTCACAGTGGAAGAATGTAGAATGCTATTAGCAACAG GTAGCATGCAGCAGATGGATGAAGAGAAGAAGGGCTTGTGGAAAACTCTCACAGAGCGTTTCTCCACCAAACCAGAAGATGTCACCCCTGAGAAGGTTCCTGAAAACAAGTAG
- the tspo gene encoding translocator protein: MSWLPMLGLTALPHLGGLYGGYVTRKQVKTWYTTLNKPSWRPANAVFPIVWTTLYTGMGYGSYLVWKECGGFTEDAVVPLGFYGLQLALNWAWTPIFFGAHKLKMALIEIVMLTGAVGATMVSWYPVNRTASLLLTPYLAWLCLATSLNYCIWRDNPDEDEKEE, from the exons ATGTCGTGGCTGCCTATGCTTGGTTTGACTGCCCTGCCTCATCTAGGGGGGCTCTATGGGGGCTACGTGACACGCAAGCAGGTGAAAACCTGGTACACCACTCTCAACAAGCCGTCATGGCGTCCAGCTAATGCTGTGTTCCCAATAGTGTGGACCACCCTCTACACAGGCATGGG GTATGGCTCCTACCTGGTGTGGAAGGAGTGTGGGGGTTTCACTGAGGATGCTGTGGTACCTTTGGGATTCTATGGGTTGCAGCTGGCTCTCAACTGGGCCTGGACTCCGATCTTCTTTGGAGCACACAAGTTGAAAATG GCACTCATAGAGATCGTGATGTTGACTGGTGCTGTTGGAGCCACCATGGTATCCTGGTATCCCGTCAATCGCACGGCCAGCCTGCTCCTGACACCCTACCTTGCATGGCTGTGCCTGGCCACCTCCCTTAACTACTGCATATGGAGAGATAACCCGGATGAGGATGAAAAGGAGGAGTAG
- the frs3 gene encoding fibroblast growth factor receptor substrate 2, which yields MGSCWSCLYRDPIQDNHLTKFKVTNVDDEGNELGSGTMELTETELILHTRKRDAIRWPYLCLRRYGYDSNLFSFESGRRCQTGQGIFAFKCTRAEEIFNLLQELMQCNSINVVEEPMIMTGSGHAREIDMPRTPQTPNTPAFPVQGFPNGYPGYPMRAESSQPSLTDDPHGHSHMGLEDQAHTYVNTVTVDGELSSRHCVHSLPEVRPTSFPESTRGAMPVVVPGGGQTSMHCCPLEEQRKEPQVFLQPSSQEVKFMLGPTPAQRHLLERERERHGGHNPHAMRPVEGATGSETEGDEPPLHVYNSHSYHHPHYHHVMHRHPGHEHQEGCQLTYENINGLRGGRRLRLSPSSMSQSVGSSSSSSTTGDSHSHPQSHPLNPHAHGPSSLPPQGYPCERGAGMGGGHRRTALLNYENLPSLPPVWEYRALQRDEEQDEDDEEQDEEEYEEEEEDFDEYEFSEGPGTPNGYHQEGLGRGGIHRDALQNYVNTEQVQVQPSRLRHACPPQPQHLQPCHRQPDRGGRIFSFDFRRRPGGGFGRGEGCEHGHMPPSRQLNYIQVDLDAEPPCQTLGGGVEEGEPSLSPSHSTSAYHPSNVAPSRPQGAVSSTL from the exons ATGGGGAGCTGTTGGAGCTGTCTATACAGAGACCCCATCCAAGACAACCATCTCACCAAATTCAAG GTAACCAATGTGGATGACGAGGGGAATGAGTTGGGCTCTGGGACCATGGAGCTCACCGAGACAGAGCTCATCCTGCACACGCGCAAGAGGGATGCCATCCGGTGGCCCTACCTGTGTCTGCGGCGCTACGGCTACGACTCCAACCTCTTCTCATTCGAGAGTGGCCGGCGCTGCCAGACTGGACAGG GAATTTTTGCGTTTAAATGTACTCGTGCGGAGGAGATCTTTAACCTCCTCCAGGAGCTGATGCAGTGCAACAGTATCAATGTGGTGGAGGAGCCTATGATCATGACCGGCAGCGGACACGCACGAGAGATAGACATGCCTCGCACCCCACAGACACCCAACA CTCCAGCATTCCCTGTCCAGGGTTTTCCCAACGGGTACCCGGGGTATCCCATGAGAGCTGAATCCTCCCAGCCCTCTCTAACTGACGACCCCCACGGCCACAGCCACATGGGCCTGGAGGACCAG GCTCACACCTATGTGAATACCGTTACTGTGGATGGGGAACTCTCCAGTCGACACTGTGTACACTCCCTACCCGAGGTGCGGCCCACTTCCTTCCCCGAGTCAACCCGGGGAGCCATGCCTGTCGTGGTCCCAGGGGGTGGGCAGACCAGCATGCACTGTTGTCCCCTCGAGGAACAACGCAAGGAACCCCAGGTATTCCTTCAGCCTTCCTCTCAGGAGGTCAAATTCATGCTGGGACCCACCCCTGCACAGCGCCacctgctggagagagagagagagaggcacgggGGCCACAATCCACACGCCATGCGGCCTGTAGAGGGCGCCACAggttcagagacagagggggacgaGCCTCCTCTGCACGTGTACAACTCCCACTCCTATCACCACCCTCACTACCACCACGTGATGCACCGGCACCCTGGCCACGAACACCAGGAGGGCTGCCAGCTCACCTACGAGAATATCAACGGCCTGAGGGGGGGCCGCAGGCTGAGACTTAGCCCCAGCAGCATGTCCCAGTCTGTGGgctccagcagcagcagcagcaccaccgGAGACAGTCACTCTCACCCACAATCACATCCCCTCAACCCGCACGCCCATGGCCCATCTTCTCTGCCCCCCCAGGGGTACCCCTGTGAGCGGGGCGCGGGGATGGGCGGTGGTCACCGGCGGACAGCTCTGCTCAACTACGAGAACCTGCCGTCACTGCCCCCGGTATGGGAGTACCGTGCCCTGCAGAGAGACGAGGAGCAGGACGAGGATGACGAGGAGCAGGATGAGGAGGAgtacgaggaagaggaggaggactttGACGAGTACGAGTTTTCGGAGGGTCCGGGGACGCCCAACGGGTACCACCAGGAAGGGCTGGGGAGGGGGGGGATCCACCGTGACGCCCTGCAGAACTATGTCAACACAGAGCAGGTTCAGGTCCAGCCCAGCCGGCTGCGACATGCCTGCCCCCCTCAACCCCAGCACCTCCAGCCCTGCCACCGCCAGCCGGACCGTGGCGGCCGAATATTCAGCTTTGATTTCCGTAGGCGGCCTGGAGGAGGGTTTGGTCGGGGGGAGGGCTGCGAGCACGGTCACATGCCCCCGTCGAGGCAGCTCAACTATATCCAGGTGGACCTCGATGCGGAGCCGCCGTGCCAGACCCtcggggggggggtggaggagggggagcccagtctcagccccagccaCAGCACCAGCGCCTACCACCCCTCAAATGTGGCCCCCAGCAGGCCCCAAGGCGCAGTGAGTTCTACGCTGTGA